Within the Tachysurus fulvidraco isolate hzauxx_2018 chromosome 3, HZAU_PFXX_2.0, whole genome shotgun sequence genome, the region CAATCTCAGGAAAAACTGAAACTTTAAAGCTTTAGGTCTGCTCTTAAATGTAATCAGTCCAATTATGCaacttaaatgttttatatccACAATTCCaggtaaaataaaaagctaCCATTCCTGGTGACAAGGAAAATACAGTGTAGCTATGAATAAACTTTTACATGTTCTCAGAGCTGAGGGCATTTAGCTTTACTGACCAACCTATGTAATTAACCCTAATAACCCTAATtaacaaaatatgttttaaattgtttgcATTGTTTGAACGCTCACTGTGTTAGCTTCAGCCACTGTAAGCAGCATTAGCATCAATGACCGACCAAAGAGATCCTTTGTAATCAGTGTCTGTGGTAGATGTTAGGATTTCAGCATGCCTACTTGGCCACGGCTGTGTTGCTTTCGTAAAGGTTCTTGTTGGTGGGCAGAGTGGCTCGGACCTTGCGTTTTTCCTTGTAGCGGCCCGAGCGTGAGACGGAAAGGTTGCGGCTGAACGTGTTCTCGATTAAGGCAGGTTCCAGCTGTGAGGCGTCAAATCCATCGCTCTGGAAGCCCGAGGTTTTGCTGTCTGAGCCTTGATCTTGTTGAACAGCAGCGTCTTTAAGGATGTTGCTCAGCACCCTCCCAGTGAAGGCCTTCCA harbors:
- the LOC125140854 gene encoding proline-rich protein 15-like protein; this encodes MAERIPWWKAFTGRVLSNILKDAAVQQDQGSDSKTSGFQSDGFDASQLEPALIENTFSRNLSVSRSGRYKEKRKVRATLPTNKNLYESNTAVAK